The following are encoded together in the Campylobacter devanensis genome:
- a CDS encoding low molecular weight protein-tyrosine-phosphatase: MVKSILFVCLGNICRSPLAEGIARKVAKERGLDILIDSAGTSNYHISEPPDSRSIRIGRQNGVDISMLKGRQIDRSDSKFDLIIAMDRQNYDDILRLKLGNKVALMGDFGLDGAEIPDPYYGDMSDFQSVYNMLKNAINTMLDEVCK; encoded by the coding sequence ATGGTTAAATCAATTTTATTTGTATGTCTTGGTAATATTTGTCGCTCGCCTTTGGCTGAAGGTATCGCAAGAAAGGTAGCCAAAGAGCGTGGCTTGGATATTTTGATAGATTCAGCAGGAACTAGCAATTATCATATATCAGAGCCACCAGATAGTCGCTCTATAAGGATTGGGCGGCAAAATGGAGTTGATATCTCTATGCTAAAAGGTAGGCAAATTGATAGGAGTGATTCTAAATTTGATTTGATTATAGCGATGGATAGGCAAAATTATGATGATATTTTGCGTTTAAAGCTTGGCAATAAGGTAGCTTTGATGGGGGATTTTGGGCTTGATGGGGCTGAAATTCCAGATCCGTATTATGGTGATATGAGTGATTTTCAAAGCGTTTATAATATGCTTAAAAATGCGATAAATACGATGCTTGATGAGGTTTGTAAATGA
- a CDS encoding type II toxin-antitoxin system PemK/MazF family toxin → MSRFEIWWVSLDPTMGAEIKKQRPCLIISPNELNYLNTRIIAPITSKGFAAPFRVSFTLLNKNAKILCDQVRCVSTERFVSKIGELDSKKIKEVKEILGLMFA, encoded by the coding sequence ATGAGCAGGTTTGAGATTTGGTGGGTAAGCCTCGATCCCACAATGGGTGCTGAGATAAAAAAGCAAAGACCTTGCCTCATCATCTCGCCAAATGAGCTAAACTACCTAAATACTCGCATAATCGCACCAATTACTTCAAAGGGCTTTGCTGCGCCTTTTAGAGTGAGTTTTACTCTGCTAAATAAAAACGCAAAGATACTCTGCGACCAAGTAAGGTGCGTAAGCACAGAGCGATTTGTGAGCAAAATCGGCGAGCTAGATAGCAAGAAAATAAAAGAAGTAAAAGAGATTTTGGGCTTAATGTTTGCCTAA
- a CDS encoding AbrB/MazE/SpoVT family DNA-binding domain-containing protein produces the protein MTTANIISIGTSKGIRIPKNIIEHFGFDKVSLEILKDGLLIKPLKTSKISSWDTKKLRELAKNDKSDLIDDFATCDVEQKDWEW, from the coding sequence ATGACTACTGCAAATATAATCTCAATCGGCACTTCGAAAGGCATAAGAATACCAAAAAATATAATAGAGCATTTTGGTTTTGATAAAGTAAGCTTGGAGATTTTAAAAGACGGACTGCTTATAAAGCCTCTTAAAACTAGCAAAATTTCAAGCTGGGATACAAAAAAGCTAAGAGAGCTGGCTAAAAACGATAAAAGTGATTTAATAGATGATTTTGCCACTTGTGATGTAGAACAAAAAGACTGGGAGTGGTAG
- a CDS encoding vWA domain-containing protein codes for MNEVNVNFEEIIAMAKTELSKNKTQNYDLNVLIAGSTGVGKALEKGVEMMSKDEFEKSDLLVISDGDFGELSQIIVGKMDKQREQENRFFC; via the coding sequence ATGAACGAAGTAAATGTAAATTTTGAAGAGATCATCGCTATGGCAAAAACTGAGCTAAGCAAAAACAAAACGCAAAACTACGATTTAAATGTGCTAATAGCAGGTAGCACAGGTGTAGGCAAGGCACTAGAAAAAGGCGTGGAGATGATGAGCAAAGATGAGTTTGAAAAAAGCGATTTGCTAGTAATTAGCGATGGGGATTTTGGCGAGCTTAGCCAAATAATCGTAGGCAAAATGGATAAGCAAAGAGAGCAAGAAAACCGCTTTTTTTGCTAG
- a CDS encoding BspA family leucine-rich repeat surface protein produces the protein MELKRCACFNIPIGYWYVSSVENTENMFNGARAFNHPLDKSANLKI, from the coding sequence ATAGAGCTTAAGAGATGCGCTTGTTTTAATATCCCTATTGGATACTGGTATGTAAGTAGTGTAGAAAACACAGAAAACATGTTTAATGGAGCTAGGGCTTTTAATCATCCCTTAGATAAGTCAGCAAATCTTAAAATTTAG
- a CDS encoding SIR2 family NAD-dependent protein deacylase gives MKKVLILSGAGLSAESGLRTFRDSDGLWEEYDIMEVCSARGFRENRQKVLDFYDKRRAQLAGCEPNEAHKMIARLKERYGEQISVLTQNVDDLLERAGCAGVVHLHGFLPEIYCQNCKKIEYIGYEAINAREHICKCGCKKFRHNIVMFGEAAPFYATLYHELEALRYAKNSLFVCIGTSGQVLDVASFAKYAKNSILNNLDKSDIDHAFSKCYIEKATTAAPKIEADIEKFFN, from the coding sequence ATGAAAAAAGTGCTTATTTTAAGTGGTGCTGGATTATCGGCTGAGAGTGGGCTAAGGACTTTTAGAGACTCTGACGGACTTTGGGAAGAGTATGATATAATGGAGGTTTGCTCGGCTCGTGGGTTTAGAGAAAATAGACAAAAAGTGTTAGATTTTTATGACAAGCGTAGGGCTCAGTTAGCTGGCTGTGAGCCAAACGAAGCTCACAAAATGATAGCAAGGCTAAAAGAACGCTATGGCGAGCAAATATCCGTGCTAACGCAAAATGTAGATGATTTACTAGAGCGAGCAGGCTGCGCTGGTGTCGTTCATTTACACGGATTTTTGCCTGAGATTTACTGCCAAAATTGTAAGAAAATAGAGTATATCGGCTACGAGGCTATAAATGCTAGAGAGCATATTTGTAAATGTGGGTGTAAGAAGTTTCGCCACAATATCGTTATGTTTGGCGAAGCAGCACCTTTTTATGCTACTTTATACCACGAGTTAGAGGCTCTGCGCTATGCCAAGAACTCACTATTTGTATGCATAGGCACGAGCGGGCAGGTGCTAGATGTGGCAAGCTTTGCTAAATACGCTAAAAACAGCATTTTAAACAACCTTGATAAAAGCGATATAGACCACGCATTCAGCAAATGCTACATAGAAAAAGCCACAACTGCTGCGCCAAAAATAGAAGCTGATATAGAGAAGTTTTTTAACTAG